The Blastomonas sp. SL216 DNA window TTCCAGTAACGGTTCAGAACGGCTTGACCGTTCCCAGGAAACAGATTCCGGCGATCGTGATCCAGTAGACATAGGCCATCAAGCGACCATATCCGATCTCGCGCTCCAGCGCTGCCTCCTGCACGGGATCGGGGCCCAGTGCCAGCACACGGAAGCGGGTGGTCCAGCGGCGCATGATCCATCGCAAGCCCAGACCGATGCAAAGCGTGAAGCCATAGAGCGTCAGTTTGGTGGCGTACCAGCGCATCCCCTCGCTGGCTTCGAACGGACCATGGCCAAGCAGCGAGGATATGCCGGTCGCGAAGATCGCCGGGATCAGCAGATAGCGGATCGCCTCGTCCATCTTGGTGAGGGTGATGCCGATATCGGTCTCGCGGCGGAAGAACGCGCCCCAGCACAGGCCAAGCCAGCCTGCGACGAACAGCCACATTGCCGTCAGATACCCGCCACCAAAGGGCTGCAGACCATAGATATGGCCCATATGCAGCCCCAGCGGCAGCAACAGGATGATGCCGGTGCGCGCCAGAATGTCGATGCGATAGGCGGTTTCCATATGCCGCTTGCGCTCTTCCAGCGACAGCGCGGGGTTCGTGACATTGTAGCTGGACTGGAACACGCCCCATTCCCCGCCCAGCCAATAGACCATCGCCAGGATATGCACCCAGCGCAGCACCAGAACCTCTTCGATCACCTATAGTCCCCCCATGATTGTGTGCAGACCCGCCTGCCCCCGCGATCAGCGCGCGGAAAGCTCTGCGACGATATCCATGATCGGCGGGTCGGGCTGTTCCATCGCCTCGACCTCCTGCTGGAAGCCGCGCATCACCCGGGCGATATAGGCTCGGGTGTCCTCCCCCCGCTCCTGGCCCGCCGCGCGATCGGGCGCATAGTCCTCGATATCCTGGCGCCTCAGGCTGCCGCCGGCCTCGAGCAGCCGCTCGACCGTATCCAGCCGCTCGCGCGTTGCCGAAAGTTCGGCCATCAGCGCCAGGCTGAGCGAGTAGAGGCGGTCGACCGCAGGCTCATCGAAAAAGGCGGGGCGGCGGCCCTTGGCGCGTGCCCCCGATCTAGCGATCCAGTCCATTCCTTCGGTCATGCTGCCATCTCCTGTGCAGGCGCAGCCTTCCACGCGCCATAAGCGTTCCAGATCGCGGCGCGGCCATAATCCTCCTGGCCGCCGTCAGGCGACGGCGGAAAGACAGCGGGATCGACCACTGCGCGCACGCCGATGGAAAACTGCTCGTCGCGTGCGAAGCCCGCCTGTTCCATCACCTCGGTCATGCTCACGCCGTGCATCGCGGACCAGAATGGCTCATTGTTGTTGAACGCGTCCCAATCGCGCATGAACTGTTCGAACAGCGGCATATCGGGGCCATATTGCGGCTGCTCGACATGCAGCATCAGCCCGCCGGGCTTGAGCACGCGCCACGCCTCGGCCAGGATGCGCGGCATCGCAGCGGCGGACAGTTCGTGCAGGAACATCGTTGTCTGCACCCAGTCGAAATGATCGTCGGGGAAGCGCGACAGGTCCTCGCCGTCGGCCTGGATGAAGGTGATGTTCCGCACCCCCAGCCCCGCTGCGCGCGCCGCGCCATAGCGCAGGCTCGCGCCTGCCGTATCGATCGCGATCATCTCGGCTTCGGGATAAGCCTGCGCGATCGGCACCGCATTGTGGCCGATCGTGCAGCCGATATCGAGGATCCGCCGGGGCGACCAGCCGGGCCGATTGGCCTTGGCCCAGGCGACCACCGCCTGCCCGCCGCCATCGTTGAGCGCACCCAGCGCACCGCCGGTGGTGGCGAACAGGCCGACATCATAATTCGCGCCGACCGTCACATCGCCAGGGCGCTCCTCCGAGTGATAGCCACCGGGCTGGCAATGGATG harbors:
- a CDS encoding class I SAM-dependent methyltransferase; this translates as MTQDLPPPYTALARHPMMPRTRHDEAARFNFLTHFNRYVSASLGRGNQLAYDIRVLPGFRAEHGRDPVHRDEIRDAMNRDPFHRTWSALKRNAMEMRQMNGRQTVLRQLDELDALARQFNEHSGQLQLDPAIAQPYYQTCVDIHCQPGGYHSEERPGDVTVGANYDVGLFATTGGALGALNDGGGQAVVAWAKANRPGWSPRRILDIGCTIGHNAVPIAQAYPEAEMIAIDTAGASLRYGAARAAGLGVRNITFIQADGEDLSRFPDDHFDWVQTTMFLHELSAAAMPRILAEAWRVLKPGGLMLHVEQPQYGPDMPLFEQFMRDWDAFNNNEPFWSAMHGVSMTEVMEQAGFARDEQFSIGVRAVVDPAVFPPSPDGGQEDYGRAAIWNAYGAWKAAPAQEMAA